One Brassica napus cultivar Da-Ae chromosome C4, Da-Ae, whole genome shotgun sequence genomic region harbors:
- the LOC125585376 gene encoding uncharacterized protein LOC125585376 produces the protein MGRGSSVPSHYLRSSRSLSPPPRSLLYLPVYLSLSVLNLFFCSWAELVVVSRGDNIWWWWEFEASMELESRNIEEKRWSWFRGKGRDTDKKFDGGGRVKIDAVDGGEELVQR, from the exons ATGGGAAGAGGCTCGTCGGTTCCGTCGCACTACCTTCGATCGAGTCGCAGTCTTTCACCACCACCACGGTCACTTCTCTATTTGCctgtctatctctctctctctgttttgaaTCTGTTTTTTTGTTCATGGGCAGAGCTGGTGGTCGTTAGCAGAGGAGACAATATATGGTG GTGGTGGGAGTTTGAAGCGTCAATGGAATTGGAGTCGAGAAATATagaagagaagagatggagttgGTTCAGAGGCAAGGGAAGAGATACAGATAAGAAGTTTGATGGTGGTGGAAGAGTAAAGATTGATGCGGTTGACGGCGGCGAAGAGTTGGTGCAGAGAtag